ACGCATAACCCCTGCTTTGAGGGATAGTTTATAGGGAGATATTTCGATACCTGTTTGGAGAAACGCTTGGTCATACTCGAAATAGATTTTCCGATCTTTGTAGGCGAGGGTTCCTACTTTTTGTTTTTGAGTGGTATTTAGGTGGACGGTGAGTTTGGGGGTAAATACACTCATCCTAATACCTCTTCCAAGCTCCCATAAACCTTCTCTTTTGGTGTACAAACCCCCTCAAAATCCCCCAAACATTCCAAAATAAATGCCAGTTTGAGAAGTGAATCTAGGGAAATATCTCCGCTGTGTTCGAACCGTTTGAGTGAGCCTAAGCTCACCCCTGAACGGAGTGAGAGTTCTTTTTGGGTGTAGCCTAAGGTGCGTCGTCGATCTTTAAATTTGGTTCTGAGTTCTTCGATAATATGGTGAGGTTCTTTTGGTAAAAAGGATAACATATTAGCCCTTTTGCAATGATATTAACCATTATAGCTAATATTTTATCTTTTTATTTACTGATGTTATGCACTT
The sequence above is drawn from the Sulfuricurvum sp. genome and encodes:
- a CDS encoding helix-turn-helix transcriptional regulator, yielding MLSFLPKEPHHIIEELRTKFKDRRRTLGYTQKELSLRSGVSLGSLKRFEHSGDISLDSLLKLAFILECLGDFEGVCTPKEKVYGSLEEVLG